Proteins encoded in a region of the Sparus aurata chromosome 6, fSpaAur1.1, whole genome shotgun sequence genome:
- the myl2a gene encoding myosin regulatory light chain 2a, whose translation MAPKKAKKRTAEGANSNVFSMFEQAQIQEFKEAFTIMDQNRDGFIDKNDLRDTFAALGRLNVKQEEIDDMLKEAPGPVNFTVFLTMFGEKLKGADPEETILNAFKVFDPEGKGVLRKDYVTQMLTTQADRFSPEEMEQMFAAFPPDVAGNLDYKNLVHIITHGEEKDQE comes from the exons Atg GCCCCCAAGAAAGCCAAGAAGAGGACAGCAGAGGGAGCCAACTCCAATGTGTTCTCCATGTTTGAGCAGGCTCAGATCCAGGAATTCAAAGAG GCCTTCACCATCATGGATCAGAACAGGGACGGCTTCATCGACAAGAACGACCTGAGGGACACTTTTGCTGCTCTAG GACGTCTCAACGTGAAACAGGAAGAGATCGATGATATGCTCAAAGAGGCTCCAGGCCCAGTCAACTTTACCGTCTTCCTCACCATGTTCGGTGAGAAGCTGAAAG GTGCTGATCCAGAGGAGACCATCCTCAACGCGTTTAAAGTTTTCGACCCAGAGGGGAAAGGCGTGCTGAGGAAGGACTA CGTGACACAGATGCTAACGACACAAGCCGACCGATTCTCCCCTGAAGAG ATGGAGCAGATGTTCGCTGCCTTCCCCCCAGATGTGGCAGGGAACCTGGACTACAAgaacctggttcacatcatcACCCACGGAGAGGAAAAGGACCAGGAGTAA